The sequence below is a genomic window from Pseudorca crassidens isolate mPseCra1 chromosome 20, mPseCra1.hap1, whole genome shotgun sequence.
gtccctcccagcccctcacctGCGGCCTCTGCTTCAGGCCCGTCCTCTATACCACCGAAGATGCGCGCCAGAGCACTCTTGCCGACGCCAGGCGCCCCCAGCAGCAGCACCTTGTAAATGCTCTCGTCTGAATCGCTGCCTCCTGAGCTGAGCGAGTCGGAGGAGCCCTCGGGCCAGTCCAGCCTCGGACCCTGGGCCCCAGTCCCAGCCTCGGCCGTTGTCAGAGCTCCCGGAGCCAGCGCCGCCTGCAGGTCGCGCTCGTCCACAGGCATGCTCCGGCGGTGCAGCGGGGGCGCCGGGCCCCAGGGTGTGCTGCCCCGACGGCGCTCGCGCTCCCGGCCCCCACCGCGGCTCCCGCCCGCTCCGCTGCCGCCGCCGTTCAGAGTCATCGCGTCGGACGCCGTCTGGGGAACGGGAATCCAGATGGCCGCGTGAGCCGCGGTGGAGATGGAGTGGGAAGCTGGACCCGGGACGCGCCTGCCCGACCACGGGTCAAGAAAGATGCTCGGGGCCCAGGACATGCCGCAGAAGGTCCTTGCGCCCTGACTTGTGACCCATCCTCCTGACTCGTTCATCCTAGACGGTGAGACCACCCCCACCCTGCTCTGCCAGGACACTCACCCAGTCACACACGGACGCGGTCAGGACTAGGTAAGTCCCGGGCTCGGATACAATCCACTCGCAGACCCAGGCTCGGACACTCGACGCTGTCGCAGCCGCTGCCTTCTCGGTCCGCACTGGGTCCGGGCTCCAGAGCCGCCTATTTAAGCCtctgcccgcccccgccgccaccCCCGCGCTCGCCCAGGACTGCGCTGTCCGGGGGCTGACGTGTCCGTCCCCCTCTCCCGAGGGGGATTCCCCGCCCTCCTCCTAGAACCTCACACCCACCCAGCCCCTGcttcacccgccagggcggggcaggggcagACTCCGCAGACAACAGCCcggtctgagagagagagagagagagagagagagagagagagtgtgtgtgtgtgtgtgtgtgtgtgtgtgtgtgtggcggcgggggggggcgggggggagagggGGGGCAGGTAaggagggaaaagggagaaggaaagggagcacGTGAATGGTGCGGAGGAGGGCGATGGAGGTGGAGGGTGCCACCAcgggtgggggccagggggaaAGCCCCGACCAGCCAAGTGCGCCAAGTCCCCACTAGGGCAGAATTGAGGTCTGGCCCTTTAAAAGTgatttctcctttccctctctcccagtCCTGGCCTGTCGCCCAAGCAAGCAGACCAGTTACAGGTCGGACAGACTTCACCCTTCACTGCCCATGTCACCCATTCCCCACCCGCTGGTATTTAGGGGCCCTAAATCCAGGCTTCTAGCCTCAGCACCAGGTCCTTCCCCACTCGCATCCCTGCCCTTGGCAGTTGAAGATTCCACCTGATGAGCCTGCCCTTCAGGATGAGGGTTAGTGACACCTGAGCCCCTGGGGGCCCTTGGAGAGCTGGGAGAGGGGGCAAGGAAGGGAGGCCCGCTGGCAGTGTGGTGCAGGTAGAGGGACAGCTTGAACCTTGGGGAGGGAATAcaggcccagagaaggaaaaggatgaaGTCAGCACCACCTCCCCCTCAGCGCCCTCCAGGCAGCTGCCTGTAACTCTGCTAAAAATACCTGGCCCTGGTCATTCTGCTCCTGGCCTGGAGGTTGCCCAAAGTTGGGGAAATCCTGGCAGACAGGTGTCAGATGCCAGCAGGAGCGGATAGGGGTGAGACTAGACCAGAGTCGGGTCCAGCTCCAGCCACTCTAAGAGTCTGCAatgtctccttccttccctttagtCTCAGACTGCGCCTGCAGTTCAGGGCACACACAGGGCCTGGAGGTTCAGACTCCCATTCAGAAGCGGCATAGTTGTAGAGTAGGGATGGGGTCAGCGGGGTGGGGCATAGTTGTAGAGTAGGGATGGGGTCAGCGGGGTGGGGGTTTAGCCACCACTTGGTGCTACCACTACCCAGAGATCAGCCCCTCCTCAACCCAGGGAGGGTGCTGGGGCACAGAGGGGAGGAGATGTAATGGGGAGGCTTGGGCTCTAGTCCTGAATCTGCCTCCAGGCTCCTGGGTCttgcctccctcccagcctcagggTGGCCAGCTGTAAACTGCCTTACTCATGTTTAGGGTGTGTGGAGACTGGGAACAGGCACGCTGTGAGGTACTTTGTGACAGGGACTCGCTATTAGAGTGACGTATGATTGTGACGagtgtggtgggggtggggggcacccaTTCAGGGCTCAGGTGACATCACGGAGGGATGGATCCTAGTGGGCTGCTGTAGGTTGTCATGGAGACCTGGGTCAGGTCTGTCTGACTGCTGCATCAGTTTCCTTGGCAACATCTGAGAGGGCCTTGGAATGAGGAGGGCCTGGTTAAGAGGGTTCATGCAGGCCCCTCTGGTACTTGAGGTCCTCAAAGTTAGACAAGGCCTGGACTGAGGGGTGATCTATCTATTTGTGTTCTTCACATGGCCTGGGGGGTCTTGGAGGCCTGGGCAATCCCATGTTGGCTCTAGCTTCCTGGACGAGAtccagagggaagagggagtcATGGGTTAAGCCTTCTGTCAAAGAACgaaagtcttgggacttccctggcagtccagtggttaagaccttgCGCTTCctgtgcagggggcacgggttcgatccccaattggggaactaagatcccacatgccgtgtggcacggccaaaaaattaaaaaacaacaaagcaaaacaaaaggaacaaaagtcTTAAGAGCCAGCAAACTACTTCCCATCAGGAACGCTGCTGGGCTGCTTATGGCCCCTCCTAACCACCTTACACATGACCTTGCTGCTGACAAGAGCCCCTGGATGTCCAACAGAGGGTGGGTGTGGGGGGTAGCTGTGGTCCTTCCAAGCAGGGAGCCATGCAAGGAATTAGGGCTGGGTTTCCCCTCTGATAATCTAAGCTCTTGACCTCAGCAATGTTTCCTCATTGCCAAGGGAACTGCATCCACATTGGGCCACTCAGGCCCCAAGCATTCTGCAACAGGCCAGACCCATCACAAGCATCGGTATGGCCAGGGGCCCGGGGAACCATACCAGGACATGACCTTGAAACACCCCCATTCCCACCTCCTGGTCCTCTCAGTTCTCTGGGCTGAGCTTGGCTGCCCAGAAGGAGCAAACTGAGGCTTGAATACCCCTAGGATAGCCCAGCCTCCAAATCCCGGCTCTGCACCTCGCTAGCTGTTTCACCTCTGCCCATTTAGCTTGGCCGAGCCTCAGTTCCCGCTTGTGTAGAACAGGGATAATGTCTTCATGGGGGTTGTTATAAgatataaataacagaaaatgcAGAGGTAAGGTGGTTGGCACATGTCTGGCCTATAGTAATATCTCAATATGAACACTTTTATTATCACCCTTAGTTGGACAGGACAGGTTGAGTGAATCCCTGGGCCCTCTCCTGCTTCTTCTTTCCTGCTTCTGCTCCATTCTCTCCAGAATGGTGGTCTGCCCAGGAGAGGGGCAGATGCAGatacctctcccctctcccccatacCCACCTTTTCTCTGTGGGACCCCatgcccttccccttccctcggGTAGCAAAATGCTGCAAAGGCAACTTGGCTGGATTTCAATATTCCCGGCCCTCCTTACACCACAGCTCCCATGCCCCAGTTCTTCTGTTCTAAGTctcaattcattcattccactGACCTGTACTAAATACctactactgtgtgccaggcccttgtGCTTTGGGAATGATGATGAGCAAAAATGGACATAGCTGGGCCTGTTCGTACATGTCATCTAATCTCTGGGTCCGTCTCACTCAGCTATGATTTGTTGTTCCCATCTTGTAGACATGGTAACCGAGGCCTGAGAAGTCACAGGCCAGAAACAGCACAGCCACACACCCCTGGTGGAGGGCTTCAGGGACCTAAAACttcaccccacccctcccacccccatgttCTCAGACAGCAGCTGggattccagaaagttccccGGGCACTAGCCCAGGATTCACAAACGGTGTCCCTGCAGGCAGCCGTGGGCCACGCACAGATGAGTCAAGACTGACAAGGGGACAATCTGATATGCCAGCTGGATACGAGCAGCTTGATGACCCTCGTCCACCGTGGCCTGGCTGCCAGGAGAGCCAGCTGAATGACTCAGTGACACCTGCCTCCCCCGTgacctcccacccccaggtgaACACAGACACCACAGACACCTAGACACAGCGGGCTGTCAGTGCAGAAGTACACACGTCGTAAAGCCTACAGCTGGCTATTGGTGGTTGGGGAGGCTCCCTGGGGCctgcggggccctggggggcctcctgcctctctggagcaCTGAGCTTCTTCATCTGTGGAAGTGGGAGGTACTCTGCCTGGAAGATCACCTGAAATGGTCCCAGATCCATTTTAAATCTCCAGAGCAGTCGTAAGCTATTGTGTCTCCCCACATGACACATGAAGAAACTGGGTGACATGGGCCGATGGCTTCACCCCTCTGAGCAGCCAGATCTCGGTCACTAGGTGGCGAAGCTACTCCCGCCTGCAAGTGGGGGTTGGAGGTGGGCGTAGGCCCCTCCAGCTAGGCAACAGCACCCCCTGCCAGCTGAGCAGTACCTGCTGACCAGCTGAGGTTCCTCTACTCCCTAACTGGAGGTCTTGGGGAGTCAGTTACTTATTCTAGATTcttctttcctcatctgcaaaacagagaTGATAAAGAACAGCAACTGCCACACAGGGCTGGCCTGAGGACTGACGGACTAGATAGTATATATAAAACCTTCGGCCAATGCCCACTCTCAGGACAGGTCCAATGTCGTCAGAAGGTCCCCAAGAACAGATTTGCCAAGCGGCCAGGGTCCCTGCTGAGGCCTCTGCCCACCAGGTGGGCAAGTCTTCTTAATATCCGCATTTTTCCTCGGAGAAGGAAATGCAGGCAGGGGATTGTGACATTAGGACTCCTGACTGGCTGATCCAAGGTCTAAGCCCCACGGTCTATCCTGGTGACCAACTGTGCTCGGCGAGGCAGAGGCCCCAGACCTGAGCACCTGGGGTGCCACACGTTTCCCAGGCTGCTGGTGGAGACAGTGCTTCCGATGGCTTTCAGCAGAGAGATCTGCTGGCACTGCCCTGACCAGGGGACCAAACTGATCATCACCAACAGTGGGGACAAGCTGGTATCTCACAGCTACTGGTGGATGCTAAGGATACATACACACTCCTGGGCAAGGTTCTCACTAGTCAACTCAAACCTGAACTCAACCAACTTCTAGTTTATAGGAAACACAGCAGACAAAACAACAAAtcagactgtgggacttctccAGGACAACTCACTTGGGCTTTTCAAAATAGTCAGTGTCAAGAAAGATTAAAAGgtagggaggcagggagacagtTCTAGAAGAGGCTAAAGAGAGATGACAACCAAATGCAATACACGAAACTTGACTGGAGCCTGACTTAAAAAACAACTATGAATGACGTTTTGGGAGAAATTCATACATGCCTGGATATTAGATATTAGTGTCAGAGAATTGTTCATTTAGGGGCCAAATAACAGTACTGTGGTTACAGGCTTATTCTTAGGAGACACAGGATGAAGTACCGAGAAGTGAAGGGTCATGTGTCTGCAGTTTACTTTCAAGTATATTTATATTctacacacacataaatagaaCCAAAGTTGCAACATGTTAACAACTGTTAAATCTAGGTGGTGGGTATACAAAAGTGTTCACTACaatattctttcaattttttggcATACTTGCAACTTTTCCTAATCAAACCCTtgggagaaatttaaaaaatgaaccaaaCCTCATCGACCCAGCCTGTATAGGCACTCACTACCACCCCTACCCCAAACCCGGAGTGACCCCCACTGAGATGAAAGACTCTCAGGCATGCTgggaaatgaatataaattaagGGTTTATTACAAAATGCAAAATGTTAGTTTCTTATTGTCAGTGGTTCAAGAAAACAAGGCCATGAGCCCTGCGTGGGGCTGGGAGCAAAAATTCAGGCTCAGGAGCGGGCTGATAGGCACTGGTTCACAACCTCCAGCAGGTGGGTGTTCTCTAGGGCGGCTGCCACCCGCTCTTTATCCGCAAGCTGCTTGTTCACTGGGTGGAAAGAAGAGAGTGGTGAAATATATTTATACCCCCACCAACAAAGCCCTCCTGTCGCCGCCTTCCCAGGATCCCAAACCTTGGTCAGGCTACCCCAACCACCTGAGCCCACACCTACCCTACCTTCTTGTGACCCCTTCCCACCTGGCCACTCATGTCTGCTTCCTATACTATAAAGCCTGACAACCCTGGTCCTGTGTACttaggagagggagagggcaggagtGGGAGAACATGGTAAACACAGGACACTCAAGTCAGGCCAGCTTAGGTCTAGGCTGCCACCTCCACTGGGGAGTCACCCACCTACTGCCAAACCCCCAACCGTCCCCCTAATCTTGCCCTACAGACCACCATGGCAAGCGGGGAGCCTCCGGGCTAATGCCTCAACACCAGCCCATACTTACCTGCATGCTCCGAGGCATGGGTCCCTGGTGTAATGTGCACGTCCAGCTGGGAGGGAGATAGGTGGGGCCTGAGCACTCACACACCTGGCTACCcccttttcccctctccccactcaccACCTCCATTTGATCCTTCTTCCTAATCATGCCTCTGGACTCCGGCCCTTCCATTACACCCCAAACCCACTCACAGCCATTCCATCTCTACCCAAAGGACTGGTCAATTGCTGCTGACTTAAAGGCCCACCTGCGCCCCATCCCTGCTCCAAACTTATCTACAGCTCCCTACTGCCCTTCCTGCCACACTCCTCACTACTTTTCTGCACTTTCCAGCTTGGGTCTTTAGTCTTGTCCCATCCAACTGGAAAGCCTCCTCCCAGTTTCATCTCTGCTAGCTGGGATCCTTCCAGATCTCACTCGGATGTTCAAGTTCATGCTCTCCATGTCCTCCTCAGTAGCAGACATTcatgcctgccccacccccagggctcaGTTCCACCTTACCTTGAAACGCTGGGGAAGGGATCGCAGAAGCTTGACTTTGATGGACAGGCCAATAAGTGTGGCCATACTGCAGTGCGGAATGGTGGGTGTGAAGGCCACGGCCACTGTGCTTTCGGGGTCGCTCACCTGGTTGGAGAGGTGGGATGTTAGGAGTCATGGC
It includes:
- the CIAO2B gene encoding cytosolic iron-sulfur assembly component 2B, whose amino-acid sequence is MVGGGGMGGGLLENANPLIYERSGERPVTAGEEDEQVPDSIDAREIFDLIRSINDPEHPLTLEELNVVEQVRVQVSDPESTVAVAFTPTIPHCSMATLIGLSIKVKLLRSLPQRFKLDVHITPGTHASEHAVNKQLADKERVAAALENTHLLEVVNQCLSARS